Proteins found in one Nostoc sp. NIES-3756 genomic segment:
- the purT gene encoding formate-dependent phosphoribosylglycinamide formyltransferase — protein MIKATKLPQKLMLLGSGELGKEFVIAAQRLGNYVIAVDRYANAPAMQVADCCEVISMLSADDLEAVVTKHQPDFIIPEIEAIRTEKLQEFEARGITVIPTAVATNYTMNRDRIRELAHAELGIRTAKYGYAVTLEELIAVSDKIGFPNVVKPVMSSSGKGQSVVGTKEEVEKAWNYAIANSRGDSQKVIVEEFINFEIEITLLTIKQWDSPTVFCSPIGHRQERGDYQESWQPANLGEDKILAAQEIAKKVTDALGGAGIFGVEFFITKDEVIFSELSPRPHDTGMVTLISQNLNEFELHLRAILGLPIPKIEQLGPSASAVILASEKLDTVAFTGIAEALAEPDVDIRLFGKPTAHPYRRMGVALAKAENVEAAREKATDAASKIQIIG, from the coding sequence ATGATTAAGGCGACTAAGTTACCCCAAAAATTAATGTTATTGGGGTCAGGGGAATTGGGCAAAGAATTTGTCATTGCGGCTCAACGTTTAGGAAATTATGTTATAGCCGTTGACCGCTACGCCAACGCTCCAGCCATGCAGGTCGCCGACTGTTGTGAAGTCATATCGATGCTTAGTGCTGATGATTTAGAAGCGGTAGTTACTAAGCATCAACCAGACTTTATTATACCAGAGATTGAAGCGATTAGAACCGAGAAATTACAGGAATTTGAAGCGCGAGGTATAACTGTAATTCCTACGGCTGTGGCTACAAACTATACAATGAACCGCGATCGCATCCGGGAATTAGCCCATGCAGAATTAGGTATTAGAACAGCGAAATATGGCTATGCTGTAACTCTGGAAGAATTGATTGCTGTTTCTGATAAAATAGGCTTTCCTAACGTAGTTAAACCTGTGATGTCTTCCTCTGGTAAAGGACAATCGGTAGTAGGGACAAAAGAGGAAGTAGAGAAAGCTTGGAATTATGCGATCGCTAATTCTCGTGGTGACAGTCAAAAAGTCATAGTCGAAGAATTTATCAACTTTGAAATCGAAATCACCCTCCTGACTATTAAACAGTGGGATAGTCCGACAGTTTTCTGTTCACCCATCGGCCATCGTCAAGAAAGAGGCGATTATCAAGAATCTTGGCAACCAGCCAACCTTGGTGAAGATAAAATATTAGCAGCTCAAGAAATAGCCAAAAAAGTCACCGACGCTTTAGGTGGAGCCGGCATATTTGGCGTAGAATTTTTTATTACCAAAGACGAAGTAATCTTTTCCGAACTATCACCCCGTCCCCACGATACGGGAATGGTAACATTAATCTCCCAAAACTTGAACGAATTTGAGTTACATTTACGAGCAATTTTAGGCTTACCAATTCCCAAAATAGAACAGTTAGGGCCATCAGCCAGTGCCGTAATTTTAGCATCAGAAAAATTAGATACAGTAGCCTTTACAGGAATCGCTGAAGCCTTAGCCGAACCAGATGTAGACATCAGATTATTTGGTAAACCCACAGCACACCCTTACCGCCGCATGGGTGTAGCCTTAGCCAAAGCCGAGAACGTGGAAGCCGCTAGGGAGAAAGCGACAGATGCAGCAAGTAAAATCCAAATCATTGGTTAG
- a CDS encoding pentapeptide repeat-containing protein, translated as MIMINPHTQDQELRSQSIHFLEQSPAQRLQILQELGLGRFKFLSKIRLNDENIDCVIRFLQNPGEMKFPNLSGADLSNLNLDDVSLIRGNLTEANLQGTSLLNADLIFVNFTKADLRKADLRGATLNGTVWLETLVEECQLGIGNGLTKQQRKELQLRGAKFNHLVEDD; from the coding sequence ATGATCATGATCAATCCTCATACTCAAGACCAAGAACTCCGCTCTCAGTCCATTCATTTTTTAGAACAGAGTCCAGCACAACGCCTGCAAATTCTCCAAGAATTAGGTCTAGGTCGTTTTAAATTCTTGTCTAAAATTCGATTGAATGATGAGAACATTGATTGTGTAATCCGCTTTCTCCAAAATCCGGGAGAGATGAAATTTCCGAATCTGTCTGGGGCTGATTTGTCTAATTTAAACTTAGATGATGTCAGTTTAATTCGCGGTAACTTAACAGAGGCAAATTTACAAGGAACTAGCCTATTAAACGCTGACCTAATTTTTGTCAATTTCACCAAAGCTGACCTGAGAAAAGCAGATTTAAGAGGCGCAACCCTCAACGGAACTGTTTGGTTAGAAACCCTTGTGGAAGAGTGTCAACTAGGTATTGGTAATGGTTTAACCAAGCAGCAACGTAAAGAATTACAACTGCGGGGAGCTAAGTTTAACCATTTGGTTGAAGATGATTAG